From Myxococcus guangdongensis, the proteins below share one genomic window:
- a CDS encoding peptidase domain-containing ABC transporter — MMSMLADSAEVSALELRRVSGVLRILPDEVRRHLESAGRIRVFAPQELVVTRGQPCDSVLLVLEGMLVMGHLGASHGAFLRVTHVAAGELYGTHARDAGATHGFDVVASSGARVLEVPGAAFTDALALDETGGLKALLCPALRRALLDLFVEDVEPEGALRLAACFRESTVAEGTALIPAGATAAEWWVLREGSVRYGERALGPGEDFALDALLLDAPVFAAATALEPSTLLSAPRGATAEVLLRFPGVRRALGRRVTRSSAQFNRWPHVVLTDVSAPSEAPTEDESSLELPERPSSAPGWKPVPFYRQQEHMDCGAACLRMVARYYGHELDYPSLMKLAGVSRYGTSLLDLSRTGEQLGFITTGIQADWGLLNSVDLPAIAHLQDRHHFVVVWRVTRKGVVVGDPSFATRTIPREEFERSWKGMLLLLKPSDRMTTAVAPLAPKQREQSALGRFSVLLRPYRWAIAELVGLSLLLQVLALAFPLGSQVVIDRVLMRADTALLDVLLVGLLGTAVVSGVLSYARSYLVLEASTRIERDVVETLYRRILDGASGLFQRFTTSDILNRFLEVGLVRGFIVDNAIAITIDVALVLSTAAVLTLYSPVLAVLALALMPLHLLVSAVVGRQVRNHMVAYLSQHDLYQTHLMDSFKGFESLKAHALELPFLRTMQRLLAPSLQHGFKAAMHGAIGASVSQTLDLMGSALVLWVGSRAVLRGELTVGALIAATLFARQMSGPLVRLATQWRDYQRVLAHLERVGAVQEVAGEGDKRASAVLELPRVKGHLRFRGVSFRYGSGRESNTLERLDLEFAPGEVVALVGPSGCGKSTLVRLLLRLHDPSEGTVSIDGYNLRDVTPESVRGQIGMVTQETQLFSGTVFDNIACGRPVTEQAVVRAAQLAGAYDFVTELPYGFQTLVGERGLTLSGGQRQRVIIARALVTDPRILIFDEATAALDPLAEQAIHDRLRDIVRGRTTLIISHRLQTLQHADRIVVMNEGRISQMGTHESLMSAQGKLYSALAQATPNWKRHGAEVGHGGE; from the coding sequence ATGATGAGCATGCTCGCGGACAGCGCCGAGGTCTCGGCCCTGGAGTTACGTCGTGTATCCGGGGTGCTGCGCATCCTGCCGGACGAGGTCCGTCGCCATCTGGAGAGCGCGGGGCGCATCCGTGTCTTCGCGCCGCAGGAGTTGGTGGTGACGCGAGGGCAGCCGTGTGACTCGGTGCTCCTGGTGCTCGAGGGGATGCTCGTGATGGGGCACCTGGGCGCGAGCCACGGTGCGTTCCTCCGGGTGACCCATGTGGCGGCGGGTGAGCTGTACGGCACGCACGCGCGTGACGCGGGAGCGACGCACGGGTTCGACGTGGTGGCGAGCAGCGGCGCGCGGGTGCTGGAGGTCCCTGGTGCGGCGTTCACGGATGCGCTGGCCCTCGACGAGACGGGTGGGCTGAAGGCGCTGCTGTGCCCCGCGCTGCGGAGGGCGTTGCTGGACCTGTTCGTGGAGGACGTGGAGCCGGAGGGCGCGCTGCGGCTCGCGGCGTGCTTCCGTGAGAGTACGGTGGCGGAGGGCACGGCGCTCATACCCGCGGGGGCCACGGCGGCGGAGTGGTGGGTGCTGCGTGAGGGCTCGGTCCGCTACGGGGAGCGGGCCCTCGGGCCGGGCGAGGACTTCGCGCTGGATGCACTGCTCTTGGATGCGCCCGTCTTCGCCGCGGCGACGGCGCTGGAGCCGAGCACGTTGTTGTCCGCGCCCCGAGGGGCCACGGCCGAGGTTTTGCTGCGCTTCCCAGGAGTCCGCAGGGCACTGGGGCGACGGGTGACTCGCAGCAGCGCGCAGTTCAACCGCTGGCCGCACGTGGTGCTCACGGACGTGAGCGCGCCGTCCGAGGCGCCCACGGAGGACGAATCCTCCCTGGAACTGCCCGAGCGACCCAGCTCCGCGCCGGGATGGAAGCCGGTGCCGTTCTACCGACAGCAGGAGCACATGGACTGTGGGGCCGCGTGCCTGCGCATGGTGGCGAGGTACTACGGCCATGAGCTGGACTACCCCTCGCTGATGAAGCTGGCGGGCGTGAGCCGCTATGGCACCAGCCTGTTGGACCTCTCGCGCACGGGGGAGCAGCTCGGGTTCATCACCACGGGTATCCAGGCGGACTGGGGGCTCTTGAACTCAGTCGATCTGCCAGCCATCGCGCACCTGCAGGACCGGCATCACTTCGTCGTGGTGTGGAGGGTGACGCGCAAGGGGGTCGTGGTGGGGGACCCCTCGTTCGCGACGCGCACGATTCCGCGAGAGGAGTTCGAGCGTTCGTGGAAGGGGATGTTGCTGCTGCTCAAGCCATCGGACCGGATGACGACGGCGGTGGCGCCGCTGGCTCCGAAGCAGCGCGAGCAGTCCGCGCTCGGGCGCTTCTCGGTGCTGCTGCGTCCCTATCGCTGGGCCATCGCGGAGCTGGTGGGGCTGTCGCTGCTGTTGCAGGTGCTGGCGCTGGCGTTCCCGCTGGGGAGTCAGGTCGTCATCGACCGGGTGTTGATGCGGGCGGACACGGCGCTGCTCGACGTGCTGCTCGTGGGATTGCTCGGGACGGCGGTCGTGTCCGGAGTGTTGTCCTATGCGCGCAGCTACCTGGTGCTGGAGGCGTCCACGCGCATCGAGCGCGACGTGGTGGAGACGCTGTACCGGCGAATCCTGGATGGGGCCTCGGGTCTGTTCCAGCGCTTCACGACGAGCGACATCCTCAACCGGTTCCTCGAGGTGGGGTTGGTGCGCGGGTTCATCGTTGACAACGCCATCGCCATCACCATCGACGTGGCGTTGGTGTTGAGCACGGCGGCGGTGTTGACGCTGTACTCGCCGGTGTTGGCGGTGCTGGCGTTGGCGCTGATGCCGTTGCACCTGTTGGTGTCGGCGGTGGTGGGGCGGCAGGTGCGCAACCACATGGTGGCGTACCTGTCACAGCATGACCTGTACCAGACGCACTTGATGGACTCGTTCAAGGGCTTCGAGTCGCTCAAGGCGCATGCGCTGGAGCTGCCCTTCCTGCGCACGATGCAGCGCCTGTTGGCGCCTTCGCTGCAGCACGGCTTCAAGGCGGCGATGCACGGGGCGATTGGCGCGAGTGTGTCGCAGACGTTGGACCTGATGGGCAGCGCGCTGGTGTTGTGGGTGGGCTCGAGGGCGGTGCTGCGCGGGGAACTCACGGTGGGGGCGCTCATCGCGGCGACGTTGTTCGCGCGGCAGATGAGCGGGCCGCTGGTGCGACTGGCGACGCAGTGGCGGGACTACCAGCGGGTGCTAGCGCATCTGGAGCGGGTGGGGGCGGTGCAGGAGGTGGCGGGGGAGGGGGACAAGCGGGCCTCGGCGGTGTTGGAGCTGCCGAGGGTGAAGGGACACCTGCGGTTTCGCGGGGTGAGCTTCCGCTATGGGAGTGGCAGGGAGTCCAACACGTTGGAGCGGTTGGATTTGGAGTTCGCGCCGGGCGAGGTGGTGGCGCTGGTGGGGCCGTCGGGGTGTGGGAAGAGCACGCTGGTGCGGCTGCTGTTGCGGTTGCACGACCCGAGCGAGGGGACGGTCTCGATTGACGGCTACAACCTGCGGGACGTGACGCCCGAGTCGGTGCGTGGGCAGATAGGGATGGTGACGCAGGAGACGCAGCTGTTCTCCGGCACGGTGTTCGACAACATCGCCTGTGGGCGTCCGGTGACGGAGCAGGCGGTGGTGAGGGCGGCGCAGCTCGCGGGGGCGTACGACTTCGTCACGGAGCTGCCGTATGGGTTCCAGACGTTGGTGGGGGAGCGTGGGTTGACGTTGTCGGGAGGGCAGCGGCAGCGGGTCATCATCGCGAGGGCGTTGGTGACGGACCCACGCATCCTCATCTTCGACGAGGCGACGGCGGCGCTGGACCCGTTGGCGGAGCAGGCCATTCACGACCGGCTGCGAGACATCGTGCGAGGGCGGACGACGCTCATCATCAGCCATCGGTTGCAGACGTTGCAGCACGCGGACCGCATCGTGGTGATGAACGAGGGGCGCATCTCGCAGATGGGGACGCACGAGTCGCTGATGTCGGCGCAGGGCAAGCTGTACAGCGCGCTCGCGCAGGCGACGCCGAACTGGAAGCGCCATGGCGCGGAGGTGGGGCATGGCGGTGAGTGA
- a CDS encoding helix-turn-helix domain-containing protein, translating to MLTDLDDPVALPPEKRPIAEQIHRQLVQGKAASGARPKSPVLLFPNGAQVELPPEAAELLRTLFASLAKGEPVSIVPSRKALTTQQAADFLNISRQGLVNLCESGKIKYTRSVKHRRILFEDLLRYKQQRDEARASGLRELTQLSEDDEDYYS from the coding sequence ATGCTGACCGACCTCGACGACCCCGTCGCGCTTCCGCCCGAGAAGCGCCCCATCGCCGAGCAGATCCATCGGCAGCTCGTCCAGGGGAAGGCCGCGTCAGGGGCCCGCCCGAAGTCGCCGGTCCTGCTCTTCCCGAACGGCGCTCAGGTCGAATTGCCGCCAGAGGCCGCGGAGTTGCTGCGCACGCTCTTCGCCTCGCTCGCCAAGGGTGAGCCGGTGAGCATCGTGCCCTCAAGGAAGGCGCTGACCACGCAGCAAGCAGCGGACTTCCTCAACATCTCGCGCCAGGGGCTCGTCAATCTGTGTGAGTCCGGGAAAATCAAATACACCCGAAGCGTCAAGCATCGACGCATCCTCTTCGAGGACCTCCTGCGCTATAAGCAGCAGCGGGACGAGGCAAGGGCGAGTGGTCTTCGAGAGCTCACGCAGCTCAGTGAAGACGACGAGGATTACTACAGCTAG
- a CDS encoding HlyD family efflux transporter periplasmic adaptor subunit, protein MAVSEDTYRELLPVLDFPRTRQVLRTLYLVCAGLALLGFGALFFIELDVVVRAQAVVAPVGETARVQAQRSGVVADISVREGQQVEQGAVLLRLDDAQVRTRKKLLEQQVAEARGRVSMLEALVASRADAYGMQVRVRKATAVETVARLEAARAQVSAKEREAEARARDARQAEQLKAKEFVASVEVENAAMQAEVARSQVEAARAAARELEASLGRLELEQRGLEGDARVASLADGAALAAAKVELERYEGELEETRLEVARWEVVAPRAGTVQGLTVFDRGDVVQAGSVLGLVVPSEDALVVRAAVTSEGITFLREGQAVRIKLDGYPFQDFGVLLGELSRVAGDTTRRQDDTLGASPYRVDVRVPEAPRSTAGVPVKLRPGMTGTAEFVVRRERLVSALMRPLRGVDSLGH, encoded by the coding sequence ATGGCGGTGAGTGAGGACACCTATCGCGAGCTGTTGCCGGTGCTCGACTTCCCGAGGACGCGGCAGGTGTTGCGGACGCTGTACCTGGTGTGCGCGGGGCTGGCGCTGCTGGGCTTCGGCGCGTTGTTCTTCATCGAGCTGGACGTGGTGGTGCGAGCACAGGCGGTGGTGGCGCCGGTGGGTGAGACAGCGCGAGTCCAGGCACAGCGCTCGGGGGTGGTGGCGGACATCTCGGTGCGAGAGGGGCAGCAGGTGGAGCAGGGCGCGGTGCTGCTGCGCCTGGATGACGCGCAGGTGCGGACGCGAAAGAAGCTGCTCGAACAGCAGGTCGCGGAGGCGCGAGGGCGGGTGTCGATGTTGGAGGCGCTGGTGGCCTCGCGAGCGGACGCGTACGGGATGCAGGTGCGCGTGCGGAAGGCGACGGCGGTGGAGACGGTGGCGCGACTGGAGGCGGCGCGAGCGCAGGTGAGCGCGAAGGAGCGGGAGGCGGAGGCGCGAGCGAGGGATGCGCGGCAGGCCGAGCAACTGAAGGCGAAGGAGTTCGTGGCGTCGGTGGAGGTGGAGAACGCGGCGATGCAGGCGGAGGTCGCGCGCTCACAGGTGGAAGCGGCGAGGGCGGCGGCGCGAGAGCTGGAGGCGAGCCTGGGGCGCCTGGAGTTGGAGCAGCGAGGGTTGGAGGGAGACGCGAGGGTGGCGTCGTTGGCGGACGGCGCAGCGTTGGCGGCGGCGAAGGTGGAGCTGGAGCGGTACGAGGGGGAGCTGGAGGAGACGCGGCTGGAGGTGGCGAGGTGGGAGGTGGTGGCGCCGCGAGCGGGGACGGTGCAGGGGCTGACGGTGTTCGACCGGGGGGACGTGGTGCAGGCGGGGAGTGTGTTGGGGTTGGTGGTGCCGTCGGAGGATGCGTTGGTGGTGCGCGCGGCGGTGACGTCGGAGGGAATCACCTTCCTGCGAGAGGGGCAGGCGGTGCGCATCAAGCTGGACGGCTATCCGTTCCAGGACTTCGGTGTGTTGTTGGGAGAGTTGTCACGCGTCGCGGGGGACACGACGAGGAGGCAGGACGACACGCTGGGAGCCTCGCCCTATCGAGTGGACGTGAGGGTGCCGGAGGCGCCGCGTTCCACGGCGGGAGTGCCCGTGAAGCTGCGCCCAGGAATGACGGGCACGGCCGAGTTCGTGGTGCGCCGCGAGCGACTCGTCTCCGCGCTGATGCGCCCGCTGCGAGGAGTGGACAGCCTGGGGCACTGA